A single window of Dermochelys coriacea isolate rDerCor1 chromosome 2, rDerCor1.pri.v4, whole genome shotgun sequence DNA harbors:
- the LOC119851720 gene encoding protein transport protein Sec61 subunit gamma-like — MDEVMQFVEPNRQFVKDSIRLVKRCTKPDRKEFQKIAMATAIGFAIMGFIGFFVKLIHIPINNIIVGG; from the coding sequence ATGGATGAAGTAATGCAATTTGTTGAGCCCAACCGTCAATTTGTAAAAGATTCCATCAGGCTTGTTAAAAGATGCACTAAGCCAGACAGAAAAGAATTCCAGAAGATTGCCATGGCAACAGCAATAGGTTTTGCGATAATGGGATTTATTGGTTTCTTTGTGAAGTTGATCCATATCCCTATCAACAACATCATTGTTGGTGGCTGA